The Juglans microcarpa x Juglans regia isolate MS1-56 chromosome 8D, Jm3101_v1.0, whole genome shotgun sequence genomic sequence ttactctttataaagttttaattatacttcaattatattattgactaatccttttaaaatataaataatgtggTTTGATTCTTCTATTAGAACTTTAGACATTATCACTATTTACATACTAAAGCCTAActcaaaaaatggaaaaacgcgcatctcattttaaaaaaattctacagCATTGAACACTTCGCTCCTTTCTCAGTATCGCCCAAAGTATAAAAGGGAGCTAGTTgcctaaattaaaaatataatacagaGAAGGGAGAGAGGGCAGGGGCGAAATTCCCTTCCATTTCCTTTACTCCAGAATGCTATTGTCCTCCtagaaatcaaacaaaaaccTCTCCATTCACGATTCacgtctttctctctcactcgcTCTTTGTCTGCACTCTCTGCCCAGGAGAAGTACTATTCCCACTACTACACAGGCACACGCTCTGTTGGAGAGTGCTGCTCTTCTTTGCGTCTGCATACCATTTCGTTTCATGCTTTAGTACTCGAGATGCCCTTATGATattgcagcagcagcagctcgGCTTTGTCTCGTCATCATCACAACTACAGGGCACAGCTCAGCAAAATCACAGCCTGTCGTCGTTCCAGCAACGTTAAGAGTCCACTCTCTATGACACTTCATCCCTTCCAATCCTCCATATCCCATTCTTGTTATTCTTCCAGAGtcctatctttcttttttttctctccggCTTCAAAACCTCTCAGACCCTGCTGGCCTCGAATGGACTCCGCCGCCGCTAATACGACGATCGCCACCGCTCGTCGACAGCGCAAGAAGGAGAAGATCGTTGTCGTATTGGGCGCCACCGGAGCTGGAAAAACCAGGCTTTCCGTCGAGCTCGCCACCCGCTTCCAAGCCGAGATTGTCAACTCCGACAAAATGCAAGTCTACAAAGGCCTCGACATCACCACCAACAAAATCCCTCCTCACGAGCGACGCGGCATCGCCCACCATCTGATGGGCGAGTTCGACCCCGTCGACGGAGAGTTCACCCCAGCTGAGTTCCGCCATCTCGCCGGGTCCGTTATCTCCGACATCGCTTCTCGAAAGAAGCTGCCCCTCGTCGTGGGTGGGTCCAACTCGTTCGTACATGCGCTGGTCGTGGACCGGTTCAATCCACAGATAGACATTTTCGACGGGTCGCACTCGCTTTCCTCTGAGTTAAGGTACAACTGTTGTTTCCTCTGGGTAGACGTATCGTTCACGGTCTTGTCGGCGTACCTCTCGAAGCGAGTCGACGAAATGCTCGACTCGGGTATGTTCCAGGAGCTAGCCGAGTTCTACAACCCGACCGAATCAGCTGACTCCGCAGGGCCTCGAACCGGGTTGCGAAAAGCCATCGGTGTCCCAGAGTTCGACCGCTATTTCAAGAAACACCCACCTGACCAGTCGGTGGATGGCGCCGATCATGGGCAGACGGCTGCATACGAGGAGGCGGTGAGGGAAATAAAGGAAAACACATGTCAGCTGGCGAAGAGGCAGATAGGGAAGATCGTGGGGCTGAGAGGGGGAGGTTGGGACCTCCGGAGGCTGGACGCGACGGAGCCGTTCAGGGCGGCGATGAAACCCGAGGGCTGCGGAAAGAGGTGGTCAGAAATTTGGGAGAAACAGGTGGTCGAACCAAGCGTGAAGATTGTGAAGCACTTCTTGGAGGAGTAGGTTTAATTTCCAGCCTTTTTCCAGCTATACttggcctcgtttat encodes the following:
- the LOC121243039 gene encoding adenylate isopentenyltransferase isoform X2, which translates into the protein MTLHPFQSSISHSCYSSRVLSFFFFSPASKPLRPCWPRMDSAAANTTIATARRQRKKEKIVVVLGATGAGKTRLSVELATRFQAEIVNSDKMQVYKGLDITTNKIPPHERRGIAHHLMGEFDPVDGEFTPAEFRHLAGSVISDIASRKKLPLVVGGSNSFVHALVVDRFNPQIDIFDGSHSLSSELRYNCCFLWVDVSFTVLSAYLSKRVDEMLDSGMFQELAEFYNPTESADSAGPRTGLRKAIGVPEFDRYFKKHPPDQSVDGADHGQTAAYEEAVREIKENTCQLAKRQIGKIVGLRGGGWDLRRLDATEPFRAAMKPEGCGKRWSEIWEKQVVEPSVKIVKHFLEE
- the LOC121243039 gene encoding adenylate isopentenyltransferase isoform X1, which gives rise to MTLHPFQSSISHSCYSSRVLSFFFFSPASKPLRPCWPRMDSAAANTTIATARRQRKKEKIVVVLGATGAGKTRLSVELATRFQAEIVNSDKMQVYKGLDITTNKIPPHERRGIAHHLMGEFDPVDGEFTPAEFRHLAGSVISDIASRKKLPLVVGGSNSFVHALVVDRFNPQIDIFDGSHSLSSELRYNCCFLWVDVSFTVLSAYLSKRVDEMLDSGMFQELAEFYNPTESADSAGPRTGLRKAIGVPEFDRYFKKHPPDQSVDGADHGQTAAYEEAVREIKENTCQLAKRQIGKIVGLRGGGWDLRRLDATEPFRAAMKPEGCGKRWSEIWEKQVVEPSVKIVKHFLEE